Genomic DNA from Xiphophorus hellerii strain 12219 chromosome 16, Xiphophorus_hellerii-4.1, whole genome shotgun sequence:
AGAGATGAGAGTGCCCGCAATCAGAGGAAGTTTGACGAGAGAAGcagaaacatcagaaacaaGAAGCATTACATCtgagtgcaaaaatatttttagggaTAAGCAGATCAACATTTCAAGcaagcaagacatttttttaagtgtgtgtgtgcgtgcatgtttTTTGGAACTCAAACTGTTTCATTGAGTTAACAAGGTGATTTTTCAGAGGTGCAGTGATTCTTCAGGGGAGATGTTAGTCACCACCTCTTATGCTGGGGTCGTGGTTGTCAGCTGGGGGTTAGTATTGCATTCAAACTTCATCTCTGTTCCGGGAGAGAAGAAAATGCCGTGCAGTCCTGCACAAAGCACATAAAATAGTCTCCCTATTCTCTGCAGCAAGCAAAGGGTGGCAGTCCCCGTTTTACTGCTCATGACTGAAAGTAACAGAAAAGGTCAAACTGACAGATGAGtcatattttaattggatttggCCTAGGACAGAATGAGGAACTTGAAGGAGATCACAAGGCAGACCAAGAGCTCACTAAAGCGGCTATATGTCCATTTTGACCTTGAAACATGTTGGTCGATCTCTTACCGCTGCAGCCTGATCTCAGATGAGCAGAAagcaatggatggatggttgtaATGATAGTCAGCATCCTACTTAAAATGTATCTGGTCTGATTTGATTCATCACTACAAATTGAAAAAAGTTTCCTTGGTTTTTAGCCTAAGTAATTTCCCAGAAAAGGGGGGAAAgtgtttcctttctttccttcttttttctttttttttcattctgatgTTCAGAATCACATGAAAACACTTAGACACTTAGCTTAATTGAATTTGGACTTTAAAGTAAAGCTGCTtactctattttctttttacttccaACTAAAGCAACTTTTCTTCTGAGTTAGTCTAGCTCTCTGGAAGATTTCTAgattattttcttacttctggTTCATCGTTATCTTCGTAATCGTTAGTTCCTGCCTGTCGGGTCATCCAGCTAATCATCTTCGATGATGCAGCTTTTCAGTCTACCAAAGTGAAAACGCACCCGTCCACACACGGCTTCTGAGTCACTCACTGAACATTCCACATTTCTGCTGTtgtaggtcagaggtcagcaacTGGAGCTCGCTATGCTCAGTTTTCActgtttggaaaagaaaaagcagaaaactgaaaagttgGCAGTGAGTGTGAACCTTTGGAAAGTGTGGTAACAGCAGAGTGGAAGCAGTCAtctcttttaatttttagtGTGTGTGGGCTTGTCTGAGACAATTATCAAGCGATTTGGcctgttccttttttttccctctcatcCAACTTTTAATCCACCATTTATCAGGGCGTGTGGTTGAGCTTGTGCTTGAGAATATTTAATTGAGCAAGAACAGAAGTCTGAGTTTGGGAGGACGGTGAAACCAAAACACGGAAGAGACTCTTAGCCAGAAATCTTTGAGAAACCCACCAAGATTTTCCTTTTCTGAGAGACTTACTTCTGTACCTAAtctttatattttcttgtttgctCTGTGTTCCCTTTTCTATAAACTTCCATCTCTTATATGCATGGAAAGAGTTTGTACTAAAGACACAGGATGTGATCAATATGTTTGTAGCCCAGCCGTCTCACCCACACTGCAGACTCTCAGagctctttcttttctttcttggcAGACGTTATTGGAAAACCTGCAACTAATCAAGTCATCACCAGATATTCCTAGAGTTAGGGATTGTATTTATTGTCTCTATTGTATCTTCCAGGGTAGAAAGTGGAATCCAGCTGTGATATTGCTCTAAAAGGGAACAATGAATTGGAGAGGATAAAAGTGAAGGAAGAGGATGAGATCTGACAGCAAATAGACTCAGATCTTTGGGCGCAGCTGGATGTTTACATCAagaaaggaagaggaagataATACTCAACAGGCAGGGAGCTATTTGTGatctaatgtaaaaaaaccccagcCTGTCCAGAcctcaagaaaaagaaatgcaataatTATTTTGCAAACATGACGCACTGTTTTACCTACTGAATAACCACACACCTGCATTTTTCACCTGACAGACTTAGCATCACTGATACAACTGTTGATTATTTTCCACTAATTTGATGTATatcataaagtaaattaaaaactaatatcGCCAAATTAAAATTGTTCAGTACCAATTTTTCCCTGGTTCTCCTTATAATGCACTtccttgtgttttattgttgtaaaaTTATCCTGAAATCAATGCTGTCTTCTCAGATATGAGTCAAGTGCTTCTTGCAGCAGCGCAGGACACAAGCAAACAACTTTTGCAAGAATAATTTGGTGAAAAACTGGTGcttaaagtagaaaaacaaacaaaaaacaagtttagCTGCTCAAAGAACTGAAACTAGTTGTGTTATACCTCATGTGTTGTCACTAGATGCATGTGCGCATGGAGATTTGCTATCAAATCTCGAGTCTAGATTTTATCTAGACTATAAAATGAGTTGCAACAAaatatcaaagcaaaaagagaacCTGAATGTGACATCATGCACGTTTAGATAGCATGCTTTAATGTTTCAAGTCTTTCACTGTTTGAACGAGGCTCGTTATAATGTACACTGCACTGTTTATCGTTACAGCATTAAGGCATGTAAAACAGCAGGGAATATCTGTATAACAACTGCTCAGGATGGATAACCTGTTAAGTCAGTTTTGCGGTCAATATGATTGTTTTCTAAAGTTTCACATGTCTCTGTCAGAAAAGCTTTCCCTGCCCTCCTTAAAGAGCCCCGTCACTGCATTCCCTCTTGACTCATCCTTGTGTCTTTGTGTCTTAGCTGCTTGTTGTTCTGCTGCTAACACAGTCAGATCCTCCATGACGTCCCAATACCAAGGACAGGATGGAAACTTTTGCAGATGAATGTGGGCTTATCCAGCCTCTGTGTTTTGATTTGTAGCCTTCACCTGGGTCGTATATGTTGAACAGGAAGATGGAAGgtttatgtttccttcatccTGGTTCGAACCAGTGCACTGATCTTTTCCtactgttttctttgttcacattttgaattgtgttttctattattttttttttgtcttgtgtgtTCATGCAGATCGAGAGGCGGATGGAGCTGGTGCGCTTGGTGTCGCACAACATGCACAAGAGGCTGGTGTCCTGTCTGCAGGGTCAACTTGGCACCGACACAGAGAAGAGACATGTAAGAAGAATGTGTTATCGCTGTTAGCCTTTGCTTTATTATCTGAGCTGAACTTTAAACTAAACACAACTTTACTGTCAAGTCACATTATAAACATTCGATGCATTGCTGCAAAACTTTACAGATGTTTCTGTGCCACATGGATGGCCTGTGCTGAGATTATGGCTCCGGCCACCTTTTAGGGTGACGGTAACAAGGATCGGTATCTTGTGCAGTGAACACATGGCATCTGTTCTTATGTAACACATAGATATGAAAAATGGCTTCCTACCAAAGTCATAATCCCTGTAGAGCAGCTGCAGTTGGTGTTACCAATGAAACTAACTGCTCTTGTGTTCCTCTGCCAAacttgtttatgttgttttcaccTAAATTATCCAAACAGGATATTGTGTGACTTTCCTAAAGTTATAACTCAGCTTCAAGTCGTTTTTGTTTTATAGGAGcctgactttgtttttatgtcctgTTGCAGAAAAAGCTGCCGCTGACGGGGTTGTCCCAGACCATGCAGGAAGGCGGAGCTCAGCTAGGAGACGAGGGCCTGATTGGGTGAGGAAAAACTGTAACACTCCTCGaacatttccatgttttgtcACGCTACAACCATAAACAGGAACATATTCTATcgagattttatttatttaacccttttgtgcagttttgtgAGTGCCTCTGGGGTTTGTTGAAGAATGTTAGGGAACAAAGCATATTATGAAGATCTAGTCAGAGGTAAAATTGTGGAGGAGTTTAAAGCGGGGTaaggttataaaacaacattCGAAACTTTTAACACAGAGCTCTGTTTAATCCATCATCCGAAGAAAACATACACAGATGaagagagcattaatcagagacacagaacagaacaggtccgtggtaactctggaggagagAGATCTGCTCgccattttataaaaaatggaGGAGTCATCATCAAGCTATGGGAATTCTTCAGCAGTCAAATATTCCATATCTCAGTCTAATTTGCAGTAGGAAATTTACTATTTTAGCTGCAAATAGTAAATTTGCAGCAGCACTTCACACGAGCTCCTTTTCAGATACAACATGGGCAAAAGTTGGTCAAATGTACAAACAagctgcaacagcagcaaaagaTGTCTCTACAAAGTACTGCCTCAGAGGTGCTGAATGACAACGTGAACCACACTCTTccggttgtttttttatttgtaataacaCTTTAAAACCTTTTGCTTCTACGCCACATTTATACCCAATTTTATGCTGGTCTATGACATAAAACACcaatgaaatacttttttttttctggttgtgGCTTCACAAAAGGGGAAAAAGTTTGCAGAATTTCAGGAactgtgaagcagcagcattAACCAGAACTGTGACTACTTGAATGACTGAAAAATCACCTGTCTCTGGTAGAAACTGCATGTAGAATTGTGAAAACAGTGAAATTAtcatatatttgtgtgtgttgcagcaagatgttggaggtGTGCGGGGAGACCGAGAGCCGGTTAGCCACCGAACTTATGCAGCATGAATTGCAGATGGAAAAAGATATTCTGGATCCTCTCAACCAGCTggcagaggtaaaaaaaaaacaaacaaaaaaaaaaaacacagacataactCATTTTATGTTCCACAAACTATTCGGTATCTGTCATGCAGCTGCTCTGTAACAGTTGTTCTGTACACTTAAGCATTAAATTTACAGTGTAATTCACAGACTTGTAGGAAAGACGTTCTCAGTGCTGTGTTACGTGTTTAGTCAAGCCTTTCTCATGATTCCTGAATGTTTTTCCCACAGGTGGAGATTCCTAACATACTGAAACAGAGGAAGCAACTTGCCAGGCTAGTTCTGGATTACGATTCGGCCAAGACGAGGTGCATTTGTGTGAAGACTGATGcctatttattaattattccACAATTTATGAAGCttatagtttttacattttcaacttgACATGAAGGCTTGGTTGTTGTTGGTATAGTTTGGGCTAAAAAGGCTAATTTTGGAGATGATCCTGTAAATACAGTTGAAATCAGAGATGTAACCTAATTTTTCCACTTTGGTAACgagcaaaaaaatgtttagccTGATTTAACGTCAAACACTTTTCAGCTCTGCCCACGAGTTTTCTATGTGTTTGGAGTGTGAGATGGCCACTCCAAAACACTGACCTTATTATGCTTATTCCGCTTTACATCTACTTTAGTGATACAGTAAAGTCTACTGTCCATGTTGAAGACCCACTGGCACCCAAGTGTTAACTTCCTGAATAATGTCTTCACGTGTTGCTCAAATATTTCCCATGATGCATCCATTTTTGAAAAGCCACCACCATTATTTACAGTTGGGATGATGTACTGAGGCTGGCAGTCTTCATATAAAGTTGTCATTATGGATAGATAGGGTTTTTACTTTCATCCTAGTATGGATGAATCAGTACatcttaaaaaaactgaaatctggtggtttttttgttgcttttggagtAATGGCCTCATTCTCTCTTAGTGGtctttcagtccatgttggtaCAGGAGATCTTTGTGTGATTGATTCACGcattttgttccaaatttgtttACCTGTAACACAGAACCCGTCTCCTTTCAGACTAAATTGATCATTGGAGATTCCCAAGCTGTTTCGTCTTGCATATAATTATTTGAACACATGTACGGGgcatttataatttatattcATCCGGAAATTGTATCCAAGAATGAACCAATCTTGTGGAGATCCAGAATTCTCTTCTTAAATTCTTGGCtgattgcttttaatttctACATTATGTCACACAAAGAGGCAGTATGTGATTGAGATgttgccttaaaatacatccacaaaTGTGCCTCTATTTAATCTTATGAAACTTGCAAAGCTTCATCAACTGGACCTTTCCAAGTTGCTTTAAAGTAGCAACTTAGAAAAGTTGCCACTTAAGTTAAATTGTCCTTAACTTAAGCTAACTTAAGCTATAATTGAAGAGAGCTAaagcaaaatatattaaatatggtcttattttgtcattttagcaaatcttcattttttttaattctaactTATCTAAAGCAAGAAAGATTTAATATCAGTCAATGAGAAAAatagattgtgtttttttatgtagtgtatataaatatgttttttttttactgtaagcTGCAGTGTGATTTGTTTTATGTCCTTCAGGTGGATTCAGTCAACAAAATCCAACAACCAGGCCATGGCAGCTAAAGTAGACTCACTCAAGGATGAGATGGATGAGGCTCTCAATAAAGTAGAAATATGCAAGGTAACAATCAGTAACCATAGAGTAATCTACTTTTCATGGACTTTAATGGAGGCTTGTCTGAGCTAATAGGTGTGCATTCCTCGGTTTAATGAAGTGGCTGAACAAAGAAGGCCTTGCAAGAATGGCTCAAGGCAATCATGCCAGGAAGATCATTAGTGTAATTAAAGGTCAAAGCTTTGTCATGTGGGGTTCATCGTTGTCGTAATGAGGAGTTTATGGTTAATGCTCAGAACAAAGGTTAAGGATGCTGTCACCTTCATTCATCCCGCAGGACCAGCTGTCTGCAGACATGTACAACTTTGCCTCAAAAGAGGGAGACTATGCACGCTATTATATCATGGTGAGTGTGTCAAAAGTTTAGTAGCTCACCTCATAATCCAAAAAACTGATTCATGGATGGcaaagttttgcatttttgtgtgttGCAGTTATTAGAAGCCCAGGCCGAGTATCACAGGAAGTCTCTGTCAGCTCTGGAAACAGCTATTCCTACCATCCAAATGCAGCAAGGTGAGGACATGCTGTTTATAATAAGATCCATGAGAGTTTGCTTCATTCTGCAGTAGCGTGAAAATAGTCCAACCGGGCTTGTGATCTAAGCCAGCTCCATAGCTCTTGGTGTGAAATCACAATGagagtttcattttctttcaatacaAACAGAAGAGAATTGAGTTTTAcccaacaaaagaaaatgaaagcacTAAGTCAGAATCAGTCAGTTTATCAGCTGATGCAATAGTTAGACCCTGTTTCTATAGAAAGGTTGGGAATAGAttctctgtttatgttttaataaaactcttTGATCATTTGGCTCATCACATATTTCACTGTGGTTTTATTATATTGTGTTCAAAGAAACCATAAAGAAAAGTTGTTCTGTTAATTAAAGTAGCATGCTGCTTCATAAGTCGTGAAATTCATTGTTTCAGCTGCTCACTGCACAGTTCTGTTGGGTTTACCTGAACACAGAACAGGTCGCGGGACACGGACAGAGAGAAAGCAGAGTACTGTCTATTCCACTGCAGAAGTGCTTGGATAATAGTGGGATAAAAACCCATATTTGTTAgatcaacaaatatttttgttcagtgaaTGAGAATAGGCCAACAACAGGTATCATGAGTTGAGTTTTGTCATGGACTCTCGTAGGGattattaaaaggaaaaacttgATTAAGATCCCAATCCATGTCTGTGGTTTATGCCTAATAATTATTGAAGTAAAATTGTTCTAGATGGGAAAATAATGGAGTAATTCAACACCTTTTCCAGTGcttattttcttctctctaaagtttttttttcagatatttgtggCTGGGTTTAAACTCACAATTAGTAAGTTAATTAGTTTTTCAGAAGTCCCagagatgtttattttaaaatctattttagtATAGATGCATCTTAGAAACTAACACCATGAAATTGTGAGAGTATAAATGGAGCctaagatgaaaaataatttgaataacgaattcttcataaaaaaaaaattaaaaaaaaatcaggccaAAGGACTTTCATTTAGCCTTTGAGTCAGACTAAAAGCCACATAAAAGAACCATTTATCATTCGATTGCCTCCAACAtgttaatgtatttcatttatGTAGATACATGGATGGAGAAGCCTGCGTTTGGCACTGCGTTGGAGGAACACCTCAAGAAGAGCAATCGAGAGATCGCTCTACCCTTAGAGGCCTGCGTCATGATGCTGCTGGAGACCGGCATGAGGGAAGAGGTAAAGATGAAGGGAAGGCATGAGTCAGAAAAAAACCACCAAAGTAGGGGCAAAGTTGATACTTATTAACCAGAATTTCAACATAAATCTTTGgccataaaaaatgtaaatgctcGTCTCCGTTTGAGCTTGAAGGAGAGGAGGCTCCATAAAGGATGGCATCTACAGTCTGGAAACATCTGTTGCCAGGTTTTGGTCAGCTAGTCTTGGTCCTGCAGGGATAAaacatgtgtatgtgtgtggacATCTGTTCGCCATTAGCCTCTCTGCTGTTGCACACTTTAAATGTAACAGTGCTGCTGGACTCCCTGTTGACTGtgatttaaagcatttttatgaaGTGAAACCAAACCATTGTGCTGCGTCTGTCTGGTGCTCAGTCAAACAGAGACAAACAATTCTGACGATAACAGAACGGTTCCTCTCTTGTTTCAGACAGATATCTACTTCTCCTTTCCTATTCCCGGCGCTGCTCTAGCTTCTTGAATTTTTAAGGTGTTAACCAGAGCTGGGTGCAACAGTGCTGATTTTTTATTCCCCTCCCTTTCTCATGTTCCTCTAAGGGACTCTTCCGGATTGCTGCTGGAGcttcaaaacttaaaaagctGAAAGCAGCACTGGACTGCTCCACTTCGCAACTTGAGGAGTTCTACTCAGATCCACATGCAGTCGCTGGTACAACTTCCACTGTGGTTTAGTGAAAAGTAAAACCATTTTCTCaagatgctttttttaaaattgatttctcatagtatttttgtgcttttcacaGGAGCTCTGAAGTCTTATCTCAGGGAACTACCTGAGCCTCTAATGACGTTTAGCATGTATGATGAGTGGATACAGGCCTCCAAGTAATAAAGcatacatacacatacacaGAAGGGATTTTTAATATCCTGCAAGACATGTTCCCTGCAACTAATGCAactgttttctctgtgttttcagcATTTCTGACCCCGACAAAAGGCTTCAGGCTCTCTGGGTGATATGTGACAATTTGCCAAAGGCTCACAAAGCTAACTTTAGGTATGAGAACGCTCAGCAATGTTTCACTTCGATGTTTGGAAATTACGTCACCAGAACTTAAGTTGCACTTTAAATGCCACACCTTTGTCGAGAATTTATTGTAGAAACTTGTAGAAACTATGgtaataaaaaagtcaaagtaattTAATTATGGATCTTGAAATCTTGGAACAGTTTCAACGTTGTAAAATTAATCACCAATAAGCAGTGTAGCGGTGGTTGTAGCAAAAGAACAGATAATTGCACATGTCACGAAACTCCCTTTTATAACGGATGCTAAAGAGCCTGAACACATTACTTCACTCTTGGCATTTCTTCACtggttttctgtcagtttcccaattgattttaagattttattgctTACTCTTAAAGTTCAGACTGCTACAGTCAGCTAGTTTCTCTCAGATGTCCCAAGACCCAAATTGAAACATAAAGCGATTGAaccagtttatttataaagcgctaattgaaaaacaaatgttatctaaaggaaatttacaaaaaatttagttttagtttacaTTAATTTAGAAAAGTCATACCAGTTGAAATTATCAGAGGTCGCagcaaattttttgttttagtctgGAAAACAGTGACATCAAGTTTGCAACTGTAGACTGTAGTTTGCAACAAACTCAGTAATGTTGCGTTAAGGTCGGtgtgccagaatatattgataaaatacattgataATCTGTTAAAAGATTAGTAAATAGCAGTCTTTGCCTTCAGTGAgtaattcttaaaattaaataaaattgaacgtcttttcacattgatgtaaCTTGGCTGTGTGCAGATAAAGCTGCTTTGttatgattgataaaataatatttaaacacacaacctttattttgaaggttaTATTCATGTGCCCCTTTAGAGCAGGGGTTCCCAAATCCAGCCCTCAAGAGCCAGTGTTTCAAAACTATTGAAACATTAGACATTTCAAGCATCTCATATGTTATGAATGTAGctattaaatgcatttatagGCAAATTATTTCTTTCTACTTGTCAGTTATGAATATGCCAGTAGAACAATAAAAGGGCCCAGTCATTGAAGATGTAAGGTGATTGTGTAGCTTCATGGTTGCTCCAGTCATTTTATGAAATTACAGCCAACACAAGTCTCTTATTTACCAATTTATAAACTGGATTGTAAAAGCAAAAGAGTTTCTTATGCTTGCTGGGGTACTGGTTGTTTCTTTTGCAGGTATTTGGTGAAGTTCCTGGCCAAACTGGCTCAGGAAAGTGAGGTCAATAAAATGACTCCCAGTAACATCGCCATTGTCTTGGGGCCCAACCTGCTGTGGGCAAAAACAGAGGGGTAAAAGACAGGTTCTTTGTTACAGTTCTCTTGAATACTTAGTACGTACATTTATTCCCGGCTTTTGTTCGTTTTATTTTGCTGCCATGTCACTGCTAACTCAGGACGCTGGCAGAGATGGCAGCAGCTACGTCTGTCCATGTTGGGGCCATCATAGAACCCATCATCCAACATGCTGATTGGTTCTTTCCTGGAGGTAAATTGAAATAAGTTCTAATTAGCACTTAATTAATCAGATATACTTTTTAATCATTCCCCACCAACAACAAATACAGAGTTTTGACAGTAAACAGTTGATTCCATTTCTTTCTGTGTTGTGTCTGAATTAAATAGGAGATTTTACCTCTGTTAATCGCATTatctcttctttctttcagaGGTGGAGTTTAATGTTTCAGGCATGTTCTCCATGCCCAGCCACCCGCCGACCCCAGACCTGGAGCCTGGGCTGGACAGGAAGCGCCCCGGCAGCACCGGGCACGAAGGGGATGCTCACACGCCCCGTAAAGACAGGTACCCGTCTCGTCCCAACCTCAGCCTCAGCCTGCCCCTCGCCCTCCCTTCCCGCCCCAAGACACTGAGCAGGCAGGAGTCGCGGGGCCCAGCAGTCTCGGCCCTTTACGTAGTGGCCGACGAGTCCATCACGGTCACTGAGACGCCCACTGAAGATCTGCCTAGCCCAGACTTCAAAGCTGTGCCATAGCAGCATGTAGCGTTAATGAATTCAGTTACTGACCAGTGAAAGAAGGgatgatgttttcttttatcgcTGCACTTTTTTTCCTGATCTGTTTGCAAGATTTCACTACAATTTAATCACGTACTGTTTCATggtaatgaaacattttttgcttctttctatgttttgaagacattttcattGTCGGGACAtgattttgtctgtttctcttTGTATTACTGCTCTGTACTCTTGTCATCTTTTTAATTTCCAATTAAAGCTTAGGTCTTTCTGTaggtttatattttgtgtgGGCTTCCTGTGTTACTTTTTGTATCTCTGGTGTCGCCTGTAACTTTTATAGAGTGCAGCCCAGTTTCAGAGATGAGTGCTCAGTTTCAGAGATGACTGTGGTGTGGTTTTATGTGCTCTTTGGTTCTTCCTGCTGGCCTGGTTTCACTGCTCTCAGGAAGtaccgtctctctctctctccctttttcGTATGTCTTACACCGTCTCTCACTGCTCCtagctgtctctctctctctctcggtcTCCTGCTCCCCGTCACTGTTTGGTTGGCGTGTGGTTTTGCCCTCCTGAACTCTCTTCCCTTTCCCCCTCCTTCGTAGCCCTGTTAACAAACATCCGGAGCCCGCTCCACGCAGAATCGGCACTGTAAATAGAAAGCAGACACAACTAACCTCACCCACCTTCCAACCCTCACTGCCTCCTCTGGAAGCTGAGGGTTCCTCCCAGTCCGAGCTGCAGTCCCCCCAGGTTCAGTCGCCAGGTCCAGAGGCTCAGCAGCCGGGTCTGTtcaccgctgctgctgctggtggtgatGGAGGCGGTGAGGCTCATGGGGGTGGGGTCCAGGCAGCCGCAGTGCAGCCTCAGGGTGTAAGGCAGCCCAGCGCAGAGGACAGCAGGTAAGGAGCGAGCTGAGGTCGCAACAGTACTCCACCGTCGGCTCGCAACCAATCAACCAGTCCGGAACCCGCCCAACCTTTGTGTTTGCCATGTGTTTGATTGGTAACTGTAAGAACCACTCTGGATCTCTTAGATTAATAATCTCCACCTCATGCACAGCATTTAATTTGGCTTCCGTGATTAAGAATGCGATGAAAATCACGTTTTGCTTTGATCGTGcgtttattttttctctgttctgcttGCGATTTTGAACCTATTTTTACAATACAATGCGCTTCTTTCCGCCTGCTAACCGGCACGTTCCAGTGCTCGTCTGCTTCTTGGGCTTTTTCAATTTTGCATTCAACACATTACTGAAACAGTTTTATGTCTGCATCTACTGACCTTATACTGTTTTTGCATCTTGTTTGCCTAAATCTGAGTGATTCCTCTTGTTTTGACCTTTGTCCAATCTCGTGATGGAAAATGTATGTTGATGTTTGTGTGCA
This window encodes:
- the arhgap17b gene encoding rho GTPase-activating protein 17b isoform X2: MKKQFNRMKQLANQTVGRAEKTEVLSDDLLQIERRMELVRLVSHNMHKRLVSCLQGQLGTDTEKRHKKLPLTGLSQTMQEGGAQLGDEGLIGKMLEVCGETESRLATELMQHELQMEKDILDPLNQLAEVEIPNILKQRKQLARLVLDYDSAKTRWIQSTKSNNQAMAAKVDSLKDEMDEALNKVEICKDQLSADMYNFASKEGDYARYYIMLLEAQAEYHRKSLSALETAIPTIQMQQDTWMEKPAFGTALEEHLKKSNREIALPLEACVMMLLETGMREEGLFRIAAGASKLKKLKAALDCSTSQLEEFYSDPHAVAGALKSYLRELPEPLMTFSMYDEWIQASNISDPDKRLQALWVICDNLPKAHKANFRYLVKFLAKLAQESEVNKMTPSNIAIVLGPNLLWAKTEGTLAEMAAATSVHVGAIIEPIIQHADWFFPGEVEFNVSGMFSMPSHPPTPDLEPGLDRKRPGSTGHEGDAHTPRKDSPVNKHPEPAPRRIGTVNRKQTQLTSPTFQPSLPPLEAEGSSQSELQSPQVQSPGPEAQQPGLFTAAAAGGDGGGEAHGGGVQAAAVQPQGVRQPSAEDSSQPREPLSTPPQQRNGSLHLTVGTPHSQGGSRGPSPHMVRRGTKKQAPAPPKQPSLYASQSSSPQPPGSPGHPPLTARRHSSKDFIQAPNHPPPQPPQAHQPAQGDPSPPTTPTPPDTPPPYATGSLPRPSRPAPKPRVRPSMPPPPQPAANDNGNGICSSASKIITDV
- the arhgap17b gene encoding rho GTPase-activating protein 17b isoform X1, with translation MKKQFNRMKQLANQTVGRAEKTEVLSDDLLQIERRMELVRLVSHNMHKRLVSCLQGQLGTDTEKRHKKLPLTGLSQTMQEGGAQLGDEGLIGKMLEVCGETESRLATELMQHELQMEKDILDPLNQLAEVEIPNILKQRKQLARLVLDYDSAKTRWIQSTKSNNQAMAAKVDSLKDEMDEALNKVEICKDQLSADMYNFASKEGDYARYYIMLLEAQAEYHRKSLSALETAIPTIQMQQDTWMEKPAFGTALEEHLKKSNREIALPLEACVMMLLETGMREEGLFRIAAGASKLKKLKAALDCSTSQLEEFYSDPHAVAGALKSYLRELPEPLMTFSMYDEWIQASNISDPDKRLQALWVICDNLPKAHKANFRYLVKFLAKLAQESEVNKMTPSNIAIVLGPNLLWAKTEGTLAEMAAATSVHVGAIIEPIIQHADWFFPGEVEFNVSGMFSMPSHPPTPDLEPGLDRKRPGSTGHEGDAHTPRKDSPVNKHPEPAPRRIGTVNRKQTQLTSPTFQPSLPPLEAEGSSQSELQSPQVQSPGPEAQQPGLFTAAAAGGDGGGEAHGGGVQAAAVQPQGVRQPSAEDSSQPREPLSTPPQQRNGSLHLTVGTPHSQGGSRGPSPHMVRRGTKKQAPAPPKQPSLYASQSSSPQPPGSPGHPPLTARRHSSKDFIQAPNHPPPQPPQAHQPAQGDPSPPTTPTPPDTPPPYATGSLPRPSRPAPKPRVRPSMPPPPQPAANDNGNGICSSASKIITDGGLVMKGITRAFVPQVIKEQVVKGSAGQEPTSTLHPTPQIKTENTAL
- the arhgap17b gene encoding rho GTPase-activating protein 17b isoform X3 — encoded protein: MKKQFNRMKQLANQTVGRAEKTEVLSDDLLQIERRMELVRLVSHNMHKRLVSCLQGQLGTDTEKRHKKLPLTGLSQTMQEGGAQLGDEGLIGKMLEVCGETESRLATELMQHELQMEKDILDPLNQLAEVEIPNILKQRKQLARLVLDYDSAKTRWIQSTKSNNQAMAAKVDSLKDEMDEALNKVEICKDQLSADMYNFASKEGDYARYYIMLLEAQAEYHRKSLSALETAIPTIQMQQDTWMEKPAFGTALEEHLKKSNREIALPLEACVMMLLETGMREEGLFRIAAGASKLKKLKAALDCSTSQLEEFYSDPHAVAGALKSYLRELPEPLMTFSMYDEWIQASNISDPDKRLQALWVICDNLPKAHKANFRYLVKFLAKLAQESEVNKMTPSNIAIVLGPNLLWAKTEGTLAEMAAATSVHVGAIIEPIIQHADWFFPGEVEFNVSGMFSMPSHPPTPDLEPGLDRKRPGSTGHEGDAHTPRKDSQPREPLSTPPQQRNGSLHLTVGTPHSQGGSRGPSPHMVRRGTKKQAPAPPKQPSLYASQSSSPQPPGSPGHPPLTARRHSSKDFIQAPNHPPPQPPQAHQPAQGDPSPPTTPTPPDTPPPYATGSLPRPSRPAPKPRVRPSMPPPPQPAANDNGNGICSSASKIITDGGLVMKGITRAFVPQVIKEQVVKGSAGQEPTSTLHPTPQIKTENTAL